In Cycloclasticus sp., a single genomic region encodes these proteins:
- the queA gene encoding tRNA preQ1(34) S-adenosylmethionine ribosyltransferase-isomerase QueA, giving the protein MKKSDFNYQLPNELIARYPLNKRVDSRLLVVNEAELSDMVFSDLPSLLKEGDLLVFNNTRVIPARLFGRKETGGKLEILLERVLDDTAALAHIRCSKSPKAGAKIILHGDFECIVNGRDGDLFQLTFMESIDTVLDAVGHMPLPPYIDRDDETLDVERYQTVFSCEPGAVAAPTAGLHFDTNILDEIKSLGVDFAYVTLHVGSGTFQPVREENLVDHIMHKEWLTVAAETVQKIEVTKQNGGRVIAVGTTAMRSLESAAKDGTLKPFTGDTDLFITPGYSFNVVDAMLTNFHLPESTLLMLVSAFSGYKRIKSVYQYAIDHQYRFFSYGDAMFLTNMQDEGKQNEI; this is encoded by the coding sequence ATGAAAAAAAGTGATTTTAATTACCAGTTACCGAATGAGCTGATCGCGCGTTACCCGTTAAATAAGCGTGTTGATAGTCGTTTATTAGTGGTTAATGAGGCTGAACTATCGGATATGGTTTTTTCTGATTTACCGTCTTTATTGAAAGAAGGTGACCTGTTAGTTTTTAATAATACCCGTGTTATTCCTGCGCGTTTGTTTGGCCGTAAAGAGACGGGCGGAAAACTCGAAATTTTGCTTGAGCGGGTTCTTGATGACACAGCAGCATTGGCGCATATTCGCTGTAGTAAATCACCTAAAGCAGGGGCGAAAATCATTCTACACGGTGACTTTGAGTGTATCGTCAATGGCCGTGATGGTGACTTGTTTCAACTCACTTTTATGGAATCAATCGACACGGTTTTAGATGCTGTTGGGCATATGCCGTTGCCACCTTATATAGATAGGGATGATGAAACGTTGGATGTTGAACGTTATCAAACGGTGTTCAGCTGTGAGCCAGGCGCGGTGGCGGCTCCAACGGCAGGTTTGCACTTTGATACAAATATTCTCGATGAAATAAAATCGTTAGGGGTTGATTTCGCTTACGTGACGTTGCATGTTGGTAGTGGAACCTTTCAACCGGTTAGGGAAGAAAATCTTGTTGACCACATTATGCACAAGGAGTGGTTAACGGTGGCTGCCGAAACGGTGCAAAAAATTGAAGTGACGAAGCAGAACGGTGGGCGGGTGATAGCAGTGGGTACAACAGCCATGCGTTCATTAGAGTCAGCTGCTAAAGACGGTACACTGAAGCCATTTACCGGCGATACTGATTTGTTTATTACACCGGGTTATAGCTTTAATGTTGTTGATGCGATGCTGACAAATTTCCATTTGCCGGAATCTACTTTGTTGATGCTGGTTAGCGCATTTTCAGGTTATAAAAGAATAAAGTCAGTGTATCAATACGCTATTGACCATCAGTATCGTTTTTTTAGTTATGGTGACGCTATGTTTTTAACTAATATGCAAGATGAAGGTAAACAAAATGAAATTTGA
- the secD gene encoding protein translocase subunit SecD: MNHFPAWKNLMIAITLVIASIYALPNIYGEDPSVQISPLRGAVINSSLVNEVKKKLTENSITPLKAELTDAQILLRFSHTTDQLKAADVIKSLLGRHYVVALNLAPATPQWLRSLNAAPMYLGLDLRGGVHFLLEVDVEAAEKQAIDRGATDIRQFLRENKLRYLSVIVNEGDIRVKFRNQAIHDDALSQLDSQFRSWEFEPETTPSSTPTLIASMSGKELTNVRNYAVQQNIITLKNRVNELGVAEPVIQRQGDNRIVVELPGIQDTARAKEILGATATLEYHMVDTKHTVSSASTGRVPIGSKLYNRRDGGQVLLKKQVIVTGDEIVDASSGIESDTGSAMVSVSLDGPGGKKMSKTTRENVGNPMAVVFIEHRTETKIVNGKPVRYKTIVEEVINVATIRGHFSNRFQTTGLDNSAEARDLALLLRAGALAAPIDIVEERTVGPSLGQDNIDMGFNSVMIGFALVLVFMAVYYKTFGLFADVALAVNLIFIVAVLSLLQATLTLPGIAGIVLTVGMAVDANVLIFERIKEELRNGNSPQASIHAGYEKAFSTITDANITTLIAAIILFGFGTGPIKGFAITLSIGILTSMFTAIIGTRALVNATYGSRQIDTLKI; this comes from the coding sequence ATGAATCATTTTCCTGCTTGGAAAAATTTAATGATAGCAATAACGCTGGTTATTGCTTCAATTTACGCCTTACCAAATATATATGGCGAAGACCCTTCTGTACAAATTTCACCTTTACGGGGTGCTGTTATCAACAGCAGTTTAGTAAACGAGGTTAAAAAGAAGCTAACAGAAAATAGTATTACGCCGTTAAAGGCTGAGCTAACTGATGCTCAAATTTTATTGCGGTTTAGTCATACAACAGACCAGCTTAAGGCTGCCGATGTCATTAAATCTTTGCTGGGTAGGCATTATGTTGTTGCGCTAAATTTAGCCCCGGCGACGCCACAATGGCTTCGTTCGCTAAACGCTGCGCCGATGTATTTAGGCTTGGATTTACGCGGTGGTGTGCATTTCTTGCTTGAGGTAGATGTGGAGGCAGCTGAAAAGCAAGCGATTGATCGTGGAGCCACTGATATTCGCCAATTCTTGCGTGAAAACAAACTCCGCTACCTGAGTGTCATTGTTAATGAGGGCGACATTCGCGTTAAATTTAGAAACCAAGCTATCCATGACGATGCTCTCAGTCAGTTAGACTCTCAGTTCCGTTCTTGGGAGTTTGAACCAGAGACAACACCGTCATCTACACCGACGTTAATCGCTAGTATGTCTGGTAAAGAATTAACGAATGTTAGGAATTATGCGGTTCAACAAAACATTATTACGCTAAAGAACCGAGTGAATGAATTAGGTGTAGCGGAACCGGTTATTCAACGACAAGGCGACAACCGTATTGTTGTTGAGCTACCTGGTATACAAGACACAGCGAGGGCAAAAGAGATTTTAGGCGCCACTGCAACGCTTGAATACCATATGGTTGATACAAAACATACGGTGTCTTCAGCGTCGACGGGCAGAGTGCCCATTGGCTCAAAATTGTATAACCGCCGTGACGGTGGTCAGGTGTTGCTGAAGAAACAGGTCATCGTAACGGGTGATGAAATTGTTGATGCGTCATCAGGTATCGAAAGTGATACTGGCTCAGCAATGGTGTCAGTCTCATTGGATGGCCCGGGTGGTAAGAAGATGAGCAAAACCACGCGTGAGAATGTTGGCAACCCAATGGCGGTCGTTTTTATTGAGCATAGAACGGAAACCAAAATAGTTAATGGCAAACCGGTTCGTTATAAAACGATTGTTGAAGAAGTGATAAATGTCGCAACCATTCGTGGTCACTTTAGCAACCGTTTCCAAACGACGGGTTTAGATAATTCGGCAGAAGCGCGTGATTTAGCCTTGTTATTACGAGCAGGTGCCTTGGCTGCCCCTATTGATATTGTTGAAGAACGTACCGTTGGCCCAAGCTTGGGGCAGGATAATATCGATATGGGCTTTAACTCTGTGATGATTGGTTTTGCCTTAGTATTGGTGTTTATGGCCGTTTACTATAAAACGTTTGGCCTATTTGCTGACGTGGCGTTGGCAGTTAACTTGATTTTTATTGTTGCTGTTTTGTCACTCTTACAAGCTACACTCACGTTGCCGGGCATAGCGGGTATTGTGCTAACAGTGGGTATGGCGGTTGACGCTAATGTGCTGATTTTTGAACGGATTAAAGAAGAGCTGAGAAACGGGAATTCACCTCAGGCTAGTATTCATGCGGGTTATGAGAAGGCTTTTTCAACCATTACCGATGCAAATATCACCACGTTAATTGCCGCTATTATCCTTTTTGGTTTTGGCACTGGCCCGATAAAAGGTTTCGCTATTACCCTTAGCATTGGTATTTTAACCTCTATGTTCACCGCTATTATCGGTACAAGAGCGTTGGTTAATGCTACCTACGGTAGCCGTCAAATAGACACATTGAAGATTTAA
- the umuD gene encoding translesion error-prone DNA polymerase V autoproteolytic subunit, with the protein MMVKEPKKHGGTRIGAGRKKGSSVYGEATKAVRIPESLLATVSELLDHKKKLLATKNIDHPAIYFPDLDSPVPSIPFYSASVAAGFPSPADDYVEKRLDLNELLIKKPSSTFFVRAEGESMLGAGIHPGDVLVVDRSVHAGVGKIVVCALDGELTVKRLRSKEGKLVLAPENPDYSDIPIREEVEMVIWGVVTSVIHNV; encoded by the coding sequence ATGATGGTTAAAGAACCTAAAAAACACGGTGGAACACGCATTGGAGCAGGGCGTAAGAAGGGCTCGTCCGTCTATGGAGAAGCAACAAAAGCGGTTAGGATTCCAGAAAGTTTGCTAGCAACTGTTAGTGAACTGCTGGATCATAAAAAGAAGCTGCTGGCCACTAAAAACATAGACCATCCAGCGATTTATTTCCCCGATCTTGATAGCCCTGTACCCTCGATTCCTTTCTATAGCGCCAGTGTTGCCGCGGGTTTCCCGTCACCAGCAGATGATTATGTAGAAAAACGACTAGACCTTAATGAGCTGCTGATTAAAAAGCCGTCGTCTACCTTTTTTGTTCGAGCAGAAGGCGAGTCGATGCTCGGTGCAGGCATTCACCCAGGTGATGTTCTTGTGGTAGATCGCTCGGTACATGCCGGCGTCGGTAAAATAGTTGTCTGTGCATTAGACGGGGAACTGACTGTAAAACGGCTACGTTCAAAAGAAGGCAAACTAGTCCTTGCGCCGGAGAACCCAGATTACTCTGATATACCGATAAGAGAAGAGGTAGAGATGGTTATTTGGGGTGTCGTGACTAGCGTTATCCACAACGTCTAA
- a CDS encoding inositol monophosphatase family protein translates to MHPMLNIAIRAARQAGDIIIRSADSIDTLKITIKSQNDYATEIDKRAEEEIIHTLLTAYPDHGVLAEESGYLNEEAEYIWIIDPLDGTTNYMHGFPHYAVSIALKKGNTIEQAVIYDPVRQDLFTATRGKGAMLNNRRLRVGRQRKIEGSFLGTGFPFKNNKNIDPYLDIFRDIFSITSGVRRAGAASLDLAYVAAGKLDGFFEIGLKPWDFAAGILLIQEAGGVVTDFSNNHDYFKTGNIVCGNPKMHSALLEKITPHANKVINS, encoded by the coding sequence ATGCACCCAATGTTAAATATTGCAATTAGAGCAGCAAGACAAGCAGGCGATATTATAATACGTTCAGCTGACTCAATTGACACTCTTAAGATAACAATTAAGAGCCAAAATGATTACGCTACAGAAATTGACAAGCGTGCGGAGGAAGAAATTATTCATACGCTTCTTACCGCTTACCCCGATCATGGTGTTTTAGCCGAAGAGTCAGGCTACCTAAATGAAGAAGCGGAATATATCTGGATTATTGATCCACTAGATGGAACCACTAATTATATGCACGGGTTTCCGCATTATGCTGTCTCCATTGCGTTAAAGAAAGGCAACACAATAGAACAAGCCGTTATTTATGACCCTGTACGTCAGGATCTATTTACTGCAACACGCGGGAAAGGCGCTATGCTTAATAACCGCCGCCTTCGCGTTGGTCGTCAGCGTAAAATTGAAGGCTCTTTTCTTGGCACAGGCTTCCCGTTTAAAAACAATAAGAACATTGACCCCTACTTAGATATCTTCCGTGATATTTTTTCAATAACCTCGGGTGTTAGGCGCGCGGGTGCGGCATCTCTTGACCTTGCCTATGTTGCAGCTGGGAAACTAGATGGCTTCTTTGAAATTGGCTTAAAACCGTGGGATTTTGCTGCCGGCATACTACTTATTCAAGAAGCGGGTGGTGTTGTCACCGATTTTTCAAATAACCACGATTACTTCAAAACAGGTAACATCGTCTGTGGTAACCCTAAAATGCACAGTGCACTACTGGAAAAAATCACACCGCATGCGAACAAGGTCATTAACAGTTAA
- a CDS encoding RNA methyltransferase → MNVDENNEILSNIRIVLVQTSHPGNIGATARAMKNMGLSDLALVQPKIFPSAEATSRASGADNILANAHVYDSLQEALEPCELVLGASARIRHLGWSEVGPKKGRELLIAGAKKAPVALVFGRENSGLTNEELELCHHLLHIPTNPDFSSLNVASAVQVMCYEIYSAVIGAQVIESPEVEDRPATSQEFEGFFDHLLKTLEKTEFLQLYKTKRLQQRIRRIFYRSELNRTEVNILRGILTAINNKLDGIKRAKKGS, encoded by the coding sequence TTGAATGTCGATGAAAATAACGAAATACTGTCAAATATAAGAATTGTACTGGTTCAAACCTCTCACCCAGGTAATATTGGGGCGACAGCGCGTGCAATGAAAAACATGGGGCTGTCTGATTTAGCCCTTGTACAACCGAAAATCTTTCCGAGTGCGGAAGCAACGTCTAGAGCGTCGGGTGCAGATAATATTCTAGCGAATGCCCATGTCTATGACAGTTTGCAAGAGGCGTTAGAACCTTGTGAGTTAGTGCTTGGCGCTAGTGCAAGAATTCGGCACTTGGGCTGGTCGGAAGTGGGGCCAAAAAAAGGCCGTGAGTTGTTAATCGCAGGCGCTAAAAAAGCGCCGGTAGCCTTAGTGTTTGGGCGTGAAAATTCCGGGTTAACGAATGAAGAGCTAGAACTGTGTCATCATTTATTACATATTCCAACGAACCCTGATTTTAGCTCGTTAAATGTTGCATCAGCAGTGCAGGTCATGTGTTACGAAATTTATTCAGCGGTGATTGGGGCGCAAGTGATTGAGTCGCCGGAGGTTGAAGATAGGCCGGCCACTAGCCAAGAATTCGAAGGCTTTTTTGATCACCTTTTAAAAACACTCGAAAAAACAGAGTTTTTGCAACTGTATAAAACCAAGAGACTGCAACAACGGATACGGCGAATTTTTTACCGATCTGAACTTAATCGAACAGAAGTGAATATCTTGCGTGGAATCCTAACAGCCATCAATAACAAGCTGGACGGTATAAAGAGAGCTAAGAAGGGTAGTTAA
- the cysE gene encoding serine O-acetyltransferase, with the protein MFNQLKEDINIVFDRDPAARNKLEVVTTYPGFHAILLHRLNHWLWQSNLKFISRFAAYFARWLTGIEIHPGAVIGKRFFIDHGMGVVIGETAVIGDDCTLYHGVTLGGTSWQKGKRHPTLGDGVVVGAGAKVLGPIEIGDNARIGSNAVVIRTVPEDATIIGIPGRVVSAESTKPSPEQEAMAKKIGFDAYGASQEMPDPVAVAINSMLEHIHYMDKEMERMCQEIESLGGGVDERSVEEICSEPVDDGTGSTCLEKQPNDD; encoded by the coding sequence ATGTTTAATCAATTAAAAGAAGATATAAATATCGTTTTTGACCGTGACCCGGCTGCGCGTAACAAGCTTGAAGTGGTCACTACCTATCCAGGTTTTCACGCCATTTTGTTACACCGTTTAAATCATTGGTTATGGCAATCAAACTTAAAGTTTATCTCTCGATTTGCTGCGTACTTTGCACGTTGGCTAACAGGCATTGAAATACACCCAGGTGCGGTTATCGGTAAACGTTTTTTTATCGATCACGGGATGGGCGTGGTTATTGGAGAGACGGCTGTGATTGGTGACGATTGCACGCTTTATCACGGCGTAACACTGGGCGGAACAAGTTGGCAAAAAGGTAAGAGACACCCAACGTTGGGTGATGGCGTGGTGGTTGGTGCGGGCGCTAAAGTACTGGGGCCAATTGAGATTGGAGATAATGCTCGAATTGGCTCAAATGCTGTTGTTATACGAACGGTGCCTGAGGATGCTACGATCATTGGTATACCAGGCCGAGTTGTGAGTGCTGAATCCACGAAGCCTAGCCCTGAGCAAGAAGCCATGGCAAAGAAGATTGGTTTCGATGCCTACGGCGCTTCTCAAGAGATGCCAGACCCTGTCGCTGTGGCCATTAATAGTATGCTTGAGCATATTCACTATATGGATAAAGAGATGGAGCGTATGTGCCAAGAAATAGAGTCATTAGGTGGTGGGGTTGACGAAAGGTCTGTTGAAGAAATTTGCAGTGAGCCAGTTGATGATGGAACAGGGTCGACTTGCTTAGAAAAGCAGCCAAACGACGATTAA
- the tgt gene encoding tRNA guanosine(34) transglycosylase Tgt: MKFDLLNTDSEARRGRLTFDRGTIETPVFMPVGTYGTVKAMAPEELLDLGAEIVLGNTFHLMLRPGVEVIEAHGDLHDFMHWQKPILTDSGGFQVFSLDEMRKITEKGVHFRSPVDGRKVFMGPEESMQVQRKLGSDIVMIFDECTPFPATEKEARISMELSLRWAKRSKDAHADNPSALFGIIQGGMYENLRDESLAELKNINFDGFAVGGLSVGEPKDDRERVLDHIVPKMPEDKPRYLMGVGKPEDIVEAVLKGIDMFDCVMPTRNARNGYLFTRKGLVKIRNEKYQFDTRPVDEACECYTCKNYSRSYLRHLDKCKEILGSRLNTIHNLHYYQDLMRGLRTSIEAGNLADFVVDFYEQQGKSPDAVA, from the coding sequence ATGAAATTTGATTTATTAAATACCGATTCTGAGGCACGGCGGGGGCGCTTAACGTTTGACCGCGGCACTATTGAAACGCCAGTGTTTATGCCAGTTGGAACATACGGAACAGTTAAGGCAATGGCTCCAGAGGAGCTGCTGGATCTAGGCGCTGAAATCGTTTTGGGCAATACTTTTCACCTAATGCTACGCCCCGGTGTTGAAGTAATTGAAGCGCATGGCGATTTACATGACTTTATGCACTGGCAAAAACCAATTCTTACCGACTCGGGTGGTTTTCAAGTGTTTAGCCTTGATGAAATGCGTAAGATTACTGAAAAAGGCGTACATTTTCGTTCGCCTGTTGATGGCCGAAAGGTCTTTATGGGGCCAGAGGAGTCGATGCAGGTTCAGCGCAAGTTAGGTTCAGATATTGTGATGATCTTTGATGAATGTACGCCATTTCCAGCCACTGAAAAAGAAGCACGGATATCGATGGAATTATCATTACGCTGGGCTAAAAGAAGTAAAGATGCGCATGCTGATAATCCATCTGCTTTATTCGGTATCATTCAAGGCGGTATGTACGAAAACTTACGCGATGAATCGTTAGCAGAGTTAAAAAATATTAACTTTGATGGCTTTGCTGTTGGAGGCTTATCGGTAGGCGAGCCAAAAGACGATCGAGAACGGGTGCTGGACCACATTGTGCCTAAAATGCCTGAGGATAAGCCACGATATTTGATGGGCGTGGGCAAACCCGAAGATATAGTTGAAGCGGTATTAAAAGGTATTGATATGTTCGACTGCGTGATGCCAACGCGTAATGCTAGAAATGGTTATTTATTTACGCGCAAGGGCTTGGTTAAAATCAGAAATGAAAAGTACCAGTTCGATACAAGACCGGTTGACGAGGCGTGTGAGTGCTATACGTGTAAGAATTATTCGCGTTCGTACTTACGCCATTTAGATAAATGTAAGGAAATACTGGGGTCGCGCTTAAACACAATTCATAACTTACATTACTACCAAGATTTAATGCGTGGTTTACGAACATCAATAGAAGCAGGTAATTTGGCTGATTTTGTTGTTGATTTTTACGAGCAGCAAGGTAAAAGCCCAGATGCTGTGGCATAA
- a CDS encoding cysteine desulfurase family protein, whose protein sequence is MIYFDHNATTPIDPLVLEAMQPFLTTFYGNPSSLHRHGRAVKTAIEQARQQVAALLNVSSDQVIFTSGGTEANNLAVSTAFCSKKKHVLLGATEHPSIVESVQNLELSGFTADELTVDGNGLMSKETLEEKVQVDTGFISVMHANNETGVVQPIAPLAQLAQEKGIVFHTDAVQSVGKVPVDFNALNVNLMSLSGHKIYGPKGVGALIHDKLTRISPLLHGGGQEKGYRPGTENVAAIIGFGKAAELASQALSRRAEHVLSLQQKLEQGISDIKGLVVVASTVDRLPNTSQILIDQVDGEMLLMQLDQKAIAISSGSACSSNSKEPSPVLKAMGFSDKLALSAIRVSVGQQNTLADVSEFVSSLKAIVKHNA, encoded by the coding sequence ATGATTTATTTTGACCATAATGCCACAACACCGATTGATCCATTGGTGTTAGAGGCAATGCAACCCTTTTTAACCACGTTTTACGGTAACCCTTCTAGTCTACATAGACATGGCAGGGCGGTGAAAACGGCTATTGAACAAGCAAGACAGCAAGTGGCGGCGCTCCTTAATGTCAGCTCGGATCAGGTCATTTTCACTAGTGGCGGTACAGAAGCAAATAACCTAGCGGTTTCAACGGCCTTTTGTTCTAAAAAAAAGCATGTCTTATTGGGGGCTACTGAACATCCTTCAATTGTTGAGTCGGTACAGAACCTTGAACTATCTGGCTTCACAGCCGACGAGTTAACGGTAGATGGTAATGGTCTGATGTCGAAAGAGACTTTAGAAGAGAAAGTTCAAGTTGATACAGGTTTTATTAGCGTCATGCATGCGAATAATGAAACAGGCGTGGTTCAGCCTATTGCGCCATTGGCTCAACTTGCGCAGGAAAAAGGTATTGTCTTCCATACGGATGCGGTTCAATCTGTCGGTAAAGTGCCGGTTGATTTTAATGCGCTGAATGTGAATTTGATGTCGTTGTCGGGACATAAAATCTATGGGCCAAAGGGTGTCGGTGCGCTCATTCACGATAAGCTTACTCGGATAAGCCCCTTATTGCATGGCGGAGGGCAAGAGAAAGGCTACCGACCGGGCACAGAAAATGTCGCCGCTATTATTGGTTTTGGAAAAGCGGCTGAGCTAGCCAGTCAGGCGTTGAGTCGTCGCGCTGAACACGTATTAAGTCTGCAGCAAAAGTTGGAGCAGGGTATTAGTGACATTAAGGGTTTAGTTGTCGTTGCTTCAACGGTTGATCGTTTGCCAAACACCAGCCAAATTCTAATTGATCAGGTTGACGGTGAAATGCTACTGATGCAGCTTGATCAAAAAGCGATAGCAATTTCCAGTGGCTCAGCGTGTTCTAGTAATAGCAAAGAGCCAAGCCCAGTGCTAAAGGCAATGGGTTTTTCCGATAAGTTGGCGCTCAGTGCTATTCGGGTGAGTGTGGGTCAGCAAAATACACTGGCTGATGTATCAGAGTTTGTTTCTAGCTTAAAAGCGATTGTGAAGCATAACGCTTAA
- the yajC gene encoding preprotein translocase subunit YajC, with amino-acid sequence MLDFLVSNAVAAEEAVETATAAQEAAGPGFEGLVFPIALIIIFYFLLIRPQQKRNKQHKQLVSSSKKGDEIVTTGGVLGKITEVGDHFLTLEIGTNMSVQITKSSISAVMPKGTYKATGKNKK; translated from the coding sequence ATGTTGGATTTTTTAGTATCAAATGCTGTCGCAGCGGAAGAAGCGGTAGAAACTGCAACGGCGGCTCAAGAAGCAGCGGGACCTGGGTTTGAAGGCTTGGTTTTCCCCATTGCCTTAATTATTATTTTTTACTTCCTTTTAATTCGTCCTCAGCAAAAGCGTAACAAGCAACATAAACAATTAGTTTCAAGTTCTAAAAAAGGTGATGAAATTGTCACTACCGGTGGTGTATTAGGGAAAATAACCGAGGTGGGTGATCACTTCCTTACATTAGAAATTGGCACCAATATGTCAGTTCAGATTACAAAATCATCTATTTCAGCTGTGATGCCTAAAGGCACTTACAAAGCGACTGGAAAGAATAAAAAATAA
- a CDS encoding SDR family NAD(P)-dependent oxidoreductase — protein MNKPVPVPSLDIQENQLKGRVYLVTGATGGLGQSISLALAKLGASVVLTARSEEKLEALYDKIEEAGYPTAAIIPFDLEQTEEDIYKQFINSIYNEFKQLDGIIHTACNMGIIGPIGSQDGSVWQKVQQINLNSAALLSKVCIPLLQQSAHASLSFISDSSARQSKAYWGAYGVSKVAIESFSAMLADELESTSVVSNVFIPGPCILPIRKKTHPGEDETRLSTSPELANSLLKVVLSEQSGQCFSY, from the coding sequence ATGAATAAACCTGTCCCCGTACCTTCACTCGACATTCAAGAGAACCAACTTAAAGGCCGTGTTTACCTTGTCACCGGCGCAACTGGCGGCTTAGGGCAAAGCATATCTTTAGCATTGGCAAAATTGGGTGCCAGCGTTGTCTTAACGGCTCGAAGTGAAGAAAAACTAGAAGCTCTCTACGATAAAATTGAAGAAGCCGGTTACCCAACAGCAGCCATTATTCCATTTGATTTAGAACAAACAGAGGAAGACATTTACAAGCAATTCATAAATTCTATTTACAATGAATTCAAACAATTAGACGGTATCATTCACACCGCCTGCAATATGGGGATTATTGGCCCAATTGGTAGCCAAGATGGTTCCGTGTGGCAAAAAGTTCAGCAAATAAATTTAAACTCCGCAGCCTTACTTAGCAAGGTTTGCATACCCCTTCTTCAGCAATCAGCACATGCGTCCCTCAGTTTCATCTCAGACTCCTCCGCTCGCCAAAGTAAAGCTTATTGGGGCGCTTATGGCGTCTCTAAGGTCGCTATTGAGAGTTTTTCGGCTATGTTGGCTGATGAATTAGAGTCGACATCTGTCGTCAGCAATGTTTTCATTCCCGGCCCTTGCATCCTACCCATCAGAAAGAAAACACACCCAGGCGAAGATGAAACACGATTAAGTACCTCACCAGAGCTTGCTAATAGCTTATTAAAGGTCGTACTCAGTGAACAATCAGGGCAATGTTTTTCGTATTAA
- the secF gene encoding protein translocase subunit SecF, translating into MSDKNTIKIDFLNKRKIAFVFSALLMIVSITSLATQGLKKGIDFTGGTLVELSFAEPVELKDLRSLLDNGGFNGAVVQHFGSSKEVLIRLMPNDALNTAALSNKVLSLVNDSFNQKSELRRAEFVGPQVGEELQEDGGLALLYALICILIYVAIRFEYRFAIGSVGALAHDVIITLGFFSVFQFEFDLTVLAAILAVIGYSLNDTIVVFDRVRENFRTLRKGSPTDVVNVSLNQTLSRTIMTSLTTLLVLLALFLLGGEIIHDFALALIVGVLVGTYSSIYVASPITLALGISKADLIIVKVDQDELDKIP; encoded by the coding sequence ATGAGTGATAAAAATACAATTAAGATTGATTTTTTAAATAAGCGAAAAATAGCATTTGTTTTTTCAGCGTTGCTGATGATTGTGTCTATTACTTCTTTGGCAACACAAGGGCTCAAAAAAGGCATCGATTTTACCGGTGGCACTTTGGTTGAACTCAGTTTTGCAGAACCTGTTGAACTAAAGGACTTAAGAAGCTTATTGGATAATGGCGGCTTTAATGGTGCCGTTGTGCAACATTTTGGCTCGTCTAAAGAAGTGTTAATTCGCCTAATGCCGAATGACGCGCTTAATACAGCGGCGTTAAGTAATAAAGTACTATCGCTGGTGAATGATAGCTTTAATCAAAAAAGTGAATTAAGGCGTGCTGAGTTTGTCGGTCCTCAAGTAGGTGAAGAGTTGCAAGAAGATGGCGGTTTAGCGTTGCTATATGCACTTATTTGTATTCTGATTTACGTGGCGATTCGGTTTGAATATAGGTTTGCCATTGGTTCTGTAGGTGCTCTGGCTCATGACGTTATTATTACCTTGGGTTTCTTTTCAGTGTTTCAGTTTGAGTTTGATTTAACGGTGTTAGCGGCTATTTTGGCGGTTATTGGTTATTCGTTGAATGACACGATTGTTGTTTTCGATCGGGTTAGAGAGAACTTTAGAACCTTACGCAAAGGCTCACCAACGGATGTTGTGAATGTGTCATTAAATCAGACGTTAAGTAGAACAATCATGACATCGTTGACCACGCTATTGGTGTTATTGGCGTTGTTTTTGTTAGGTGGTGAAATTATCCATGATTTCGCACTGGCGCTTATCGTGGGTGTACTGGTGGGTACTTATTCATCTATTTATGTGGCCAGCCCAATTACTCTTGCGCTGGGCATCAGTAAGGCGGATTTGATTATTGTAAAAGTTGATCAAGACGAGCTAGATAAAATTCCGTAA